A genome region from Dickeya chrysanthemi NCPPB 402 includes the following:
- a CDS encoding MmcQ/YjbR family DNA-binding protein: MKRETLFSYVREHFNAEPEYLWSNLPDYAVLRHHNGDKWFGIVMRVPGTTLGLKTDDKVDILDVKVRPEYIGSLRQKEGVLPAYHMNKEHWVSIILSGPLSTKEIHELLADSHELTSG; the protein is encoded by the coding sequence ATGAAAAGAGAGACGCTATTCAGCTACGTGCGGGAACATTTTAACGCAGAGCCGGAGTATCTCTGGAGTAACTTGCCGGATTATGCCGTACTCCGTCATCATAATGGTGATAAATGGTTTGGTATTGTGATGCGTGTACCCGGTACGACGCTGGGGCTGAAAACGGATGATAAAGTCGACATCCTCGACGTTAAGGTCCGGCCGGAGTATATCGGTTCATTACGTCAGAAAGAGGGGGTTTTACCTGCTTACCATATGAATAAAGAGCACTGGGTCAGTATCATTCTCTCAGGGCCGCTATCTACAAAGGAAATACATGAGCTGCTTGCCGACAGTCATGAATTGACCTCAGGTTAA
- a CDS encoding nuclear transport factor 2 family protein translates to MSHALPIYEQNYSDEERTLADHLIGLEKSALDKWFKGDTSGYESLWSERSFTYFDAVVTERVDDYETIKEFLKSIDGKLFADSYDFLNPRIQAVKDMAVLTYQLYAKTNRIDMEYNVIEIFQKEDDNWKVIHSTWSFIRPMDKKFPQVDAVI, encoded by the coding sequence ATGTCACATGCACTACCCATTTACGAGCAAAACTACAGTGATGAAGAACGTACGCTCGCAGACCATCTTATCGGTCTGGAAAAGTCAGCACTGGATAAGTGGTTCAAGGGTGATACATCCGGCTATGAATCACTCTGGTCAGAGCGCAGCTTCACGTACTTTGATGCTGTTGTGACCGAAAGGGTCGATGACTATGAAACGATTAAAGAGTTTCTGAAATCCATTGACGGCAAGTTGTTTGCTGACAGTTATGATTTCCTCAACCCCCGGATACAGGCGGTAAAAGATATGGCCGTGCTGACTTATCAGCTGTACGCGAAAACGAACCGGATTGATATGGAATACAACGTCATCGAGATTTTTCAGAAGGAAGATGACAACTGGAAAGTTATCCACTCCACCTGGTCATTTATCCGTCCTATGGACAAGAAATTCCCTCAGGTTGATGCTGTCATCTGA
- a CDS encoding MmcQ/YjbR family DNA-binding protein, with protein MDKQNLVHVADDYARSLTGVAPDHSMGIGWATYKLHGKVFMLIGEVDGKSTVIVKADPIRAAILCGQFEEISPAHRMNKRHWLSIVAGKSITEALLHREIKESYLLVQASLPQKRIRNVGQPAHKGISRRQLQPLARRLATELPGVTHGRPFVEKLDVYKVVNKVFLIITDDPDEPIITVKTEPDQINTLCEQYENVTPGRYLDKHHWVSVEGGKGVTRELVEDLIKHSYRLALKAVPQRLKPPV; from the coding sequence ATGGACAAACAGAACCTCGTTCACGTCGCCGATGACTATGCGCGATCGCTCACGGGCGTCGCGCCCGACCACTCAATGGGGATCGGCTGGGCGACCTACAAGCTGCACGGCAAAGTGTTTATGCTGATCGGCGAGGTGGATGGTAAGTCCACCGTTATCGTGAAAGCCGATCCCATTCGGGCCGCGATCCTGTGCGGGCAATTTGAGGAAATCTCACCGGCTCATCGCATGAACAAGCGCCACTGGCTGTCTATCGTTGCAGGCAAGTCCATCACGGAAGCGTTGCTGCATCGGGAAATCAAGGAGTCTTACCTGCTGGTTCAGGCGAGTCTGCCGCAAAAGCGCATCCGCAATGTCGGACAGCCGGCACATAAAGGCATCTCCAGACGCCAGTTGCAGCCTCTTGCACGCCGCCTGGCGACTGAACTGCCTGGCGTCACTCACGGCCGCCCGTTTGTCGAAAAACTTGACGTCTACAAGGTCGTCAACAAAGTCTTCCTCATCATCACCGATGATCCTGATGAGCCAATCATCACGGTTAAGACAGAGCCGGACCAGATCAACACCCTGTGTGAACAGTATGAAAACGTAACGCCCGGGAGATATCTCGATAAGCACCACTGGGTGTCTGTTGAAGGTGGCAAAGGCGTGACCCGGGAACTGGTAGAAGACCTGATCAAACACTCCTACCGGCTGGCGCTCAAAGCCGTGCCTCAACGTTTAAAGCCCCCGGTGTAA
- a CDS encoding alpha/beta hydrolase fold domain-containing protein — MSLSQEFQSFIAQLRAGPVPLDQLTDIEELRTTFNALGRDLPSLPDVVFRQVDAAGVPAEWVEPTGSDPSRVIFYLHGGGLALSTLVSLREGCKPLPAATVLLSPWTDLTLQSESHFTKVKDDPIITRKFLELSRQHYIGTRIGTYIHSRVR, encoded by the coding sequence ATGTCATTGAGTCAGGAATTTCAGAGTTTTATCGCACAACTGCGCGCCGGCCCCGTTCCGTTGGATCAATTGACCGACATCGAAGAATTGAGAACCACTTTCAATGCGTTGGGCAGGGATCTCCCCTCCTTGCCTGACGTTGTGTTCCGGCAAGTTGACGCAGCCGGCGTGCCTGCGGAGTGGGTCGAACCGACAGGGTCTGATCCGTCGCGGGTGATCTTCTACCTGCACGGCGGAGGGTTGGCACTGTCCACGCTCGTATCACTTCGCGAAGGCTGCAAACCACTGCCTGCCGCCACGGTGCTTCTCTCGCCCTGGACTGACCTGACGCTGCAGAGCGAGTCGCACTTCACCAAAGTGAAGGACGATCCGATCATCACCCGCAAATTCCTTGAACTGAGCCGTCAACACTACATCGGCACCAGAATCGGCACGTATATCCATTCCCGCGTCCGCTGA
- a CDS encoding AraC family transcriptional regulator, giving the protein MARPKVEQLTYSPASAYPYDLEVFRLSDLKRRSTVQAMRRTYCYEFYMLICVTEGQCTHFVDFEPVECSAGTLLTLRPGQAHNFGSEEDWDGWMVLLRPEFLLSAEAAPTGAEISPLLDCLPGSICLDPAELRRVMQDIQCIHDDARLGLPGRPEELPGIEAADVSASCLSVEVHVLLRYRFYAFLTWLAFLHRQRQEPASQQSAMLLRLRQFEKLVDERFSQWSQVGDYASYLGCTEKSLTRATLAAQGISAKAYLSKRIVLEAKRLLTHTDLSIGALSERLGFGEVDRFCKFFKRETRFTPKDFRKSATTS; this is encoded by the coding sequence ATGGCGCGACCTAAAGTAGAGCAACTGACGTATAGCCCGGCCAGCGCCTATCCCTATGATCTTGAGGTGTTCCGTTTGTCGGATCTCAAGCGTCGCTCGACGGTACAGGCCATGCGCAGGACGTACTGTTACGAGTTCTATATGTTGATCTGCGTGACCGAAGGGCAATGCACGCACTTTGTCGACTTCGAACCGGTGGAATGCAGTGCGGGAACATTGCTCACGTTGCGGCCTGGCCAGGCCCATAACTTCGGAAGCGAGGAGGACTGGGATGGATGGATGGTGCTGCTTCGTCCGGAATTTCTGCTATCGGCAGAGGCTGCGCCGACAGGGGCTGAAATATCCCCTTTACTGGATTGCCTGCCCGGAAGCATCTGCCTTGATCCGGCGGAACTTAGACGAGTCATGCAGGATATTCAGTGCATCCACGACGATGCTCGCTTGGGGTTACCAGGGCGACCTGAAGAGCTACCTGGTATTGAGGCTGCGGACGTTTCGGCAAGTTGTCTGAGCGTGGAGGTACATGTGTTGCTGCGTTACCGTTTCTACGCGTTTCTGACCTGGCTGGCTTTCCTGCACCGGCAGCGCCAGGAACCCGCTTCTCAGCAATCAGCTATGCTGCTACGGTTACGGCAGTTTGAGAAACTGGTGGACGAGCGTTTCTCGCAATGGAGCCAGGTCGGTGACTATGCAAGCTACCTTGGTTGTACTGAGAAGAGCCTGACGCGCGCAACGCTGGCAGCCCAAGGGATCAGTGCCAAAGCCTATCTCTCAAAACGGATTGTGCTGGAGGCCAAACGGCTACTCACGCATACCGATTTGTCCATCGGTGCGCTGTCCGAACGTCTTGGGTTCGGTGAGGTCGACAGATTCTGCAAGTTCTTCAAGCGGGAAACCCGTTTTACGCCGAAGGACTTCCGCAAAAGCGCAACGACTTCCTGA
- a CDS encoding TfoX/Sxy family protein — translation MTKLTGQGKALAAHYAGELSGWAPITTRPLFGAVALYRDGLVFAMVWQGSLYFKVDNASRADYEAAGSHALGYVSEGNDHALKSYWEVPVDVLEDNEILTIWAQQAWSAALKTAKG, via the coding sequence ATGACCAAACTCACCGGACAAGGCAAAGCGCTGGCCGCGCACTACGCCGGGGAGCTCTCAGGCTGGGCTCCCATCACAACACGGCCCCTGTTTGGCGCTGTCGCACTCTATCGTGACGGGCTCGTATTCGCGATGGTCTGGCAAGGATCCCTGTATTTCAAAGTGGATAATGCCAGCCGGGCCGACTATGAGGCAGCAGGCTCACACGCGCTGGGCTATGTCTCCGAGGGCAACGACCATGCGCTAAAATCGTACTGGGAAGTGCCTGTGGATGTGCTTGAAGATAATGAAATACTGACGATATGGGCACAGCAGGCATGGAGCGCCGCTCTCAAAACGGCTAAGGGCTGA